A window of the Streptomyces sp. NBC_00299 genome harbors these coding sequences:
- a CDS encoding DUF6197 family protein — protein sequence MPHTPPSPATDHPAPTTQAAAPPVELTLEERLAFINAAMTVRLDEAAVAYEVNTAHIPIEPVDLADVVTGPVDTGPAPLPELYPTPVAALLQRAHHRLLNGGWCKDALVDEDGARCMLGAIRIEARGNSGLEADAAAVLLDAIRRRFGADVDSVPSFNDAHGSGRIPIRMVDQAAGLADARSL from the coding sequence ATGCCCCACACCCCGCCCTCCCCCGCCACAGACCACCCCGCTCCGACTACCCAGGCCGCCGCGCCGCCGGTGGAATTGACCCTCGAGGAACGCCTGGCGTTCATCAACGCGGCGATGACCGTGCGGCTGGACGAAGCGGCCGTCGCCTACGAGGTCAACACGGCGCACATTCCCATCGAGCCCGTGGACCTGGCCGACGTCGTCACCGGCCCCGTCGACACCGGGCCCGCTCCGCTGCCGGAGCTGTACCCGACCCCGGTCGCGGCCCTTCTACAGCGCGCCCACCACCGCCTGCTCAACGGCGGCTGGTGCAAGGACGCTCTGGTCGACGAGGACGGCGCCCGCTGCATGCTCGGGGCCATCCGGATCGAGGCCCGCGGCAACAGCGGCCTGGAAGCCGACGCGGCCGCCGTGCTCCTGGACGCGATCCGCCGACGCTTCGGCGCCGACGTCGACTCCGTGCCGTCCTTCAACGACGCCCACGGCTCCGGCCGGATCCCGATCCGCATGGTCGACCAGGCCGCCGGCCTCGCCGACGCCCGAAGCCTCTAA